The following are from one region of the Streptomyces changanensis genome:
- a CDS encoding glycosyltransferase family 4 protein — protein MHKTLIVTNDFPPRPGGIQAFLHNMALRLDPEQVVVYASTWKRGREGAEATARFDAEQPFRVVRDRTTMLLPTPRVTARASALLREHGCTSVWFGAAAPLGLMAPALRRAGARRLVATTHGHEAGWAQLPGARALLRRIGEGTDTITYLGEYTRSRIAAALTPQAAARMVQLTPGVDEKTFHPDSGGDALRARLGLADRPVVVCVSRLVPRKGQDTLVRAMPAVLAAVPDAVLLVVGGGPYEAELRRLARESGVAGSVRFTGSVPWEELPAHYGAGDVFAMPCRTRRGGLDVEGLGIVYLEASATGLPVVAGDSGGAPDAVLDGETGWVVRGGSPQDAAERIVPLLQDPDLRRRMGERGRAWVEEKWRWDLLAERLEALL, from the coding sequence ATGCACAAGACGCTGATCGTAACGAACGACTTCCCGCCGCGGCCCGGTGGGATCCAGGCGTTCCTGCACAACATGGCGCTGCGCCTGGACCCCGAGCAGGTCGTCGTCTACGCCTCCACCTGGAAGCGCGGCCGCGAGGGGGCCGAGGCCACCGCCCGGTTCGACGCGGAGCAGCCCTTCCGGGTGGTGCGGGACCGCACGACGATGCTGCTGCCCACGCCGCGGGTGACCGCGCGCGCGTCGGCGCTGCTGCGCGAGCACGGCTGCACCTCGGTGTGGTTCGGGGCCGCGGCGCCGCTCGGGCTGATGGCGCCCGCGCTGCGCAGGGCCGGCGCCCGCCGCCTCGTCGCCACGACCCACGGCCACGAGGCCGGCTGGGCCCAGCTGCCCGGGGCGCGCGCGCTGCTGCGCCGCATCGGCGAGGGCACCGACACGATCACGTACCTGGGCGAGTACACGCGGTCGCGGATCGCCGCCGCGCTCACCCCGCAGGCCGCCGCGCGCATGGTGCAGCTGACGCCGGGCGTCGACGAGAAGACCTTCCACCCCGACTCGGGCGGTGACGCGCTCCGCGCCCGGCTGGGGCTGGCCGACCGGCCCGTCGTGGTCTGCGTCTCCCGGCTGGTGCCGCGCAAGGGCCAGGACACCCTCGTACGGGCCATGCCGGCCGTCCTCGCCGCCGTGCCGGACGCCGTGCTGCTGGTCGTCGGCGGCGGCCCGTACGAGGCCGAGCTGCGCCGCCTCGCCCGCGAGAGCGGCGTGGCCGGTTCGGTGCGCTTCACCGGCTCCGTGCCGTGGGAGGAGCTGCCCGCGCACTACGGGGCCGGCGACGTCTTCGCGATGCCGTGCCGCACCCGGCGCGGGGGCCTGGACGTCGAGGGCCTCGGCATCGTCTACCTGGAGGCGTCGGCGACGGGCCTCCCGGTCGTCGCAGGGGACTCCGGCGGCGCCCCGGACGCCGTCCTGGACGGCGAGACCGGCTGGGTCGTGCGGGGCGGCTCCCCGCAGGACGCCGCCGAGCGGATCGTCCCCCTCCTCCAGGACCCCGACCTGCGCCGCCGCATGGGCGAGCGCGGCCGCGCCTGGGTCGAGGAGAAGTGGCGCTGGGACCTCCTGGCGGAGCGCCTCGAAGCCCTCCTGTAG
- a CDS encoding glycosyltransferase family 87 protein, with translation MKLPSGPRWSLAAFWLLSRAVLLLYTFRVVFVPGPDVTTDVSVIYFQWYEVLLGGTYPLDDVTWQYPPAAAFAILSPGLLPFLEYAHAFFVLALVCDAVVFGLLVYAGGRPGKSRAGAWVWLAGVPLLGPTAYARFDIMVTAVAVTALLAGVRHPRTMGVLVGVGALLKVWPALLLLGTARGRVTRRSWVAAAVSGAAVLGACVLAAPGALAFLTFQRDRGTEVESLGSLVFHVARFFGAWDGEVRLNYGSVEFLGPYVPLVSGAALGLTALAFGWLLVWRVRAREFDATTLCDAAFVAVLLFTTTSRVISPQYMLWLVGLAAVCLVWRGSRMRRPVLLVLVATGVTLLEFPLWFSHVVASDALGLALLFVRNGLLVAASLSAARVLWRRTVTEPRLRDAGTARVPTQADHHDGALLSS, from the coding sequence ATGAAGCTCCCGAGCGGACCGCGGTGGTCCCTGGCCGCCTTCTGGCTGCTCAGCAGGGCCGTCCTCCTGCTCTACACCTTCAGGGTCGTCTTCGTGCCGGGCCCGGACGTGACGACCGACGTCTCGGTGATCTACTTCCAGTGGTACGAGGTGCTGCTCGGCGGCACGTACCCGCTGGACGACGTCACCTGGCAGTACCCGCCGGCCGCCGCCTTCGCGATCCTCTCCCCCGGCCTGCTGCCGTTCCTGGAGTACGCGCACGCCTTCTTCGTGCTCGCCCTCGTCTGCGACGCGGTGGTCTTCGGGCTGCTGGTGTACGCGGGCGGGCGGCCCGGCAAGAGCCGCGCGGGTGCCTGGGTGTGGCTCGCGGGCGTCCCGCTGCTCGGGCCGACCGCGTACGCCCGCTTCGACATCATGGTCACCGCCGTCGCCGTCACCGCCCTGCTGGCCGGGGTGCGCCACCCGCGGACCATGGGCGTCCTCGTCGGGGTGGGCGCGCTGCTGAAGGTGTGGCCCGCGCTGCTGCTGCTCGGTACGGCGCGGGGCCGCGTGACGCGTCGCTCGTGGGTGGCCGCCGCCGTGTCGGGCGCGGCGGTGCTGGGGGCGTGCGTCCTCGCGGCCCCGGGGGCGCTGGCGTTCCTGACGTTCCAGCGGGACCGGGGCACCGAGGTGGAGTCGCTGGGCTCGCTCGTCTTCCACGTGGCGCGGTTCTTCGGCGCGTGGGACGGCGAGGTGCGGCTGAACTACGGGTCGGTGGAGTTCCTCGGCCCGTACGTGCCGCTCGTCAGCGGCGCGGCGCTGGGGCTGACGGCGCTGGCGTTCGGCTGGCTGCTGGTGTGGCGGGTGCGGGCGCGGGAGTTCGACGCGACGACGCTGTGCGACGCGGCGTTCGTGGCGGTGCTGCTCTTCACCACCACGAGCCGGGTCATCAGCCCCCAGTACATGCTGTGGCTGGTCGGGCTGGCCGCCGTGTGCCTGGTGTGGCGCGGCAGCCGCATGCGGCGCCCGGTCCTGCTCGTGCTCGTGGCGACCGGGGTGACGCTGCTGGAGTTCCCGCTGTGGTTCTCGCACGTGGTGGCGAGCGACGCGCTGGGCCTGGCGCTGCTCTTCGTCCGCAACGGGCTGCTCGTCGCGGCGTCGCTGTCGGCGGCGCGGGTGCTGTGGCGCCGGACGGTGACGGAGCCGCGGCTGCGCGACGCCGGGACCGCGCGGGTGCCCACCCAGGCCGATCATCACGACGGGGCGCTGCTCAGCTCCTGA
- a CDS encoding C40 family peptidase, with protein sequence MASHRRPPHPGLHRSAKATVLSAAAATAAAALGATPVHADPAEPADTARARVDRLYSEAERATESFNAADERADRLREAVDTARDSVARGQERINRMRGALGAVAGAQYRSGGIDPALALMLSEDPDTYLDKAAVLDRISERQAGALAELRRAGQRLAQERAEATRALAELERSRAAVARHKQQVERKLAEARALLHSLPSEERDALDRASRSGRDEGSLPPPTGAASSRAALAVQAARSAVGKPYVWGANGPDGFDCSGLMQWSYAQAGVGLPRTSQAQRGAGRHVPLSEARPGDLVTYRSDASHVAMYMGNGQVVHAPYPGAPVRYDPVGMMPVSAVTRV encoded by the coding sequence GTGGCGTCCCATCGCCGTCCCCCCCACCCGGGCCTCCACCGGAGCGCCAAGGCCACCGTCCTGTCCGCCGCCGCGGCCACGGCGGCCGCCGCCCTCGGTGCCACCCCCGTGCACGCCGACCCGGCCGAACCGGCCGACACCGCCCGCGCCCGCGTCGACCGGCTCTACTCCGAGGCGGAGCGGGCCACGGAGAGCTTCAACGCGGCCGACGAGCGCGCCGACCGGCTGCGCGAGGCCGTCGACACGGCCCGCGACAGCGTGGCGCGCGGCCAGGAGCGCATCAACCGCATGCGCGGCGCGCTCGGCGCGGTCGCCGGCGCCCAGTACCGCTCGGGCGGCATCGACCCGGCCCTGGCACTGATGCTCTCCGAGGACCCCGACACCTACCTCGACAAGGCCGCCGTCCTCGACCGGATCAGCGAGCGGCAGGCCGGTGCGCTGGCCGAACTCCGGCGCGCCGGGCAGCGGCTGGCGCAGGAGCGCGCCGAGGCCACCCGCGCCCTGGCCGAACTGGAGCGCAGCCGCGCGGCCGTGGCCCGGCACAAGCAACAGGTCGAGCGGAAGCTCGCCGAGGCGCGGGCGCTGCTCCACTCCCTGCCGTCCGAGGAGCGCGACGCCCTCGACCGGGCGTCCCGCTCGGGCCGCGACGAGGGCTCCCTCCCGCCTCCCACCGGCGCGGCGTCGTCCCGCGCGGCGCTCGCCGTCCAGGCGGCCCGCTCGGCGGTCGGCAAGCCGTACGTGTGGGGCGCCAACGGCCCCGACGGATTCGACTGCTCCGGCCTGATGCAGTGGTCGTACGCCCAGGCCGGCGTCGGTCTGCCCCGCACCTCGCAGGCGCAGCGCGGCGCGGGCCGCCACGTGCCCCTCTCCGAGGCGCGCCCCGGCGACCTCGTGACCTACCGCTCCGACGCCAGCCACGTGGCCATGTACATGGGCAACGGCCAGGTCGTCCACGCCCCCTACCCGGGCGCCCCCGTCCGGTACGACCCGGTCGGCATGATGCCCGTCTCGGCGGTCACCCGCGTCTGA
- a CDS encoding C40 family peptidase, with product MASHRRPKQPSRTRVTVLTATAAAAVALTSQTASATPQPTKDQVKEKVDKLHHEAEEATEQFNLADERREKLQKEITALQDQVARGQEELNALRDGIGSVASAQYRNGGMDPSLQLFLSSDPDDYLDKASAVDQLSAKQAETLRTIQAKQRTLAQQRAEATAKLGDLEDVRKSLGDKKKKYQAKLAEAQKLLNTLTAEERRKMQQEEQRASRDAGERVELGNEVPASQRGAAALNAAATQIGKPYVSGAEGPNSYDCSGLTQWAYRQAGVSITRTTYTQQNDGVKIGRSELKPGDLVFFNSLAHVGLYAGNNTVLHAPKPGASVRYESMDYLGSFQFGVRI from the coding sequence GTGGCGTCCCACCGTCGACCCAAGCAGCCGAGCCGCACCCGTGTGACCGTGCTCACCGCCACCGCGGCCGCTGCCGTCGCCCTGACCTCGCAGACCGCTTCGGCCACGCCGCAGCCGACCAAGGACCAGGTCAAGGAGAAGGTCGACAAGCTCCACCACGAGGCCGAAGAGGCCACGGAGCAGTTCAACCTCGCCGACGAGCGGCGCGAGAAGCTCCAGAAGGAGATCACCGCCCTCCAGGACCAGGTCGCCCGCGGCCAGGAGGAGCTCAACGCCCTCCGCGACGGCATCGGTTCGGTCGCCAGCGCCCAGTACCGCAACGGCGGCATGGACCCGTCCCTCCAGCTCTTCCTCTCCTCCGACCCGGACGACTACCTCGACAAGGCGTCCGCCGTCGACCAGCTCTCCGCCAAGCAGGCCGAGACGCTCCGCACCATCCAGGCCAAGCAGCGCACGCTCGCGCAGCAGCGCGCCGAGGCGACGGCGAAGCTCGGCGACCTGGAGGACGTCCGCAAGTCGCTCGGCGACAAGAAGAAGAAGTACCAGGCCAAGCTGGCCGAGGCGCAGAAGCTGCTCAACACGCTCACCGCCGAGGAGCGGCGGAAGATGCAGCAGGAGGAGCAGCGCGCCAGCCGGGACGCCGGCGAGCGCGTCGAGCTCGGCAACGAGGTCCCGGCCTCCCAGCGCGGCGCCGCCGCGCTCAACGCGGCCGCCACGCAGATCGGCAAGCCGTACGTCTCCGGCGCCGAGGGCCCCAACTCCTACGACTGCTCCGGCCTGACGCAGTGGGCCTACCGCCAGGCGGGCGTGAGCATCACGCGCACCACGTACACGCAGCAGAACGACGGCGTGAAGATCGGCCGCAGCGAGCTCAAGCCGGGCGACCTCGTCTTCTTCAACAGCCTTGCCCACGTCGGCCTGTACGCCGGCAACAACACCGTGCTGCACGCCCCGAAGCCGGGCGCCTCGGTCCGCTACGAGTCGATGGACTACCTGGGTTCGTTCCAGTTCGGCGTCCGCATCTGA
- a CDS encoding NYN domain-containing protein → MAQPESGAESADAAGDAAEALDRPLPEPVRRRVVALVSEVFGGLTVAELPAQLRQYARFTASRRARFAGNAMAAALEGDALFRQRIGERLRGTQPELTRAVESGAPPAAADPVDVAAAAYVLRPAGWVKLVAAAGEEVQRADAERADEAGRRELERLREELAEARAQTRSETERLRTELEAARKEAESLQRKLRSAQSDVKRGEAALRRTRAEVDAAKADATARVSAAESESRRLKARLGETEAALEASRRAVREGRSVEDVRLRLLLDTVLEAAQGLRRELALPPVAVRPADSVDAVEPGRMSPKDIAARALSETDPALLDQLLALPQAHLVVDGYNVTKTGYPTMPLEKQRLRLLGGLAGLAARTGAEVTCVFDGAELAAPVLLAPPRGVRVLFSKPGVTADELIRQLVRAEPVGRPVVVVSSDREVADGVAKSGARPVASVMLLKRLSRLS, encoded by the coding sequence GTGGCGCAGCCCGAAAGCGGCGCTGAGTCGGCCGATGCGGCCGGTGACGCCGCCGAGGCGCTCGACCGCCCGCTGCCCGAGCCGGTGCGGCGCCGGGTCGTGGCGCTCGTGTCCGAGGTGTTCGGCGGCCTGACCGTCGCCGAGCTGCCGGCCCAGCTGCGGCAGTACGCGCGGTTCACCGCCTCGCGCCGGGCCAGGTTCGCGGGCAACGCCATGGCGGCCGCGCTGGAGGGTGACGCGCTCTTCCGGCAGCGGATCGGCGAGCGGCTGCGGGGAACCCAGCCCGAGCTGACCCGGGCCGTCGAGTCCGGCGCGCCGCCCGCGGCCGCCGACCCCGTCGACGTGGCCGCCGCCGCGTACGTGCTCCGCCCTGCCGGCTGGGTCAAGCTGGTCGCCGCCGCCGGCGAGGAGGTGCAGCGCGCCGACGCCGAGCGGGCCGACGAGGCCGGCCGGCGGGAGCTGGAGCGGCTGCGCGAGGAGCTCGCCGAGGCCCGTGCCCAGACCCGGTCGGAGACCGAGCGGCTGCGCACCGAGCTGGAGGCGGCCCGCAAGGAAGCCGAATCGCTTCAGCGCAAGCTGCGCAGCGCCCAGAGCGACGTGAAGCGCGGCGAGGCGGCCCTGCGCCGCACGCGGGCGGAGGTCGACGCCGCGAAGGCGGACGCCACCGCCCGGGTCTCCGCCGCGGAGAGCGAGAGCCGCCGCCTCAAGGCGCGGCTCGGCGAGACCGAGGCGGCCCTGGAGGCCAGCCGCCGGGCGGTCAGGGAGGGCCGTTCGGTGGAGGACGTACGGCTGCGGCTGCTGCTCGACACCGTGCTGGAGGCCGCGCAGGGGCTGCGCCGCGAACTGGCCCTGCCGCCCGTCGCGGTGCGCCCCGCCGACTCCGTGGACGCGGTGGAGCCGGGCCGGATGTCACCCAAGGACATCGCGGCCCGGGCGCTCTCCGAGACGGACCCCGCCCTCCTCGACCAGCTGCTCGCCCTCCCGCAGGCCCATCTGGTCGTCGACGGGTACAACGTCACCAAGACCGGCTATCCGACGATGCCGTTGGAGAAGCAGCGGCTCCGGCTGCTCGGCGGGCTCGCCGGGCTGGCCGCCCGCACCGGTGCCGAGGTCACCTGCGTCTTCGACGGGGCCGAGCTGGCCGCCCCGGTGCTGCTGGCACCGCCGCGCGGCGTGCGGGTGCTCTTCTCCAAGCCGGGGGTCACCGCCGACGAGCTGATCCGCCAGTTGGTGCGGGCCGAGCCCGTCGGCCGGCCCGTCGTCGTGGTCTCCAGCGACCGCGAGGTCGCGGACGGCGTCGCCAAGTCCGGTGCCCGGCCGGTCGCGTCCGTCATGCTGCTCAAGCGGCTTTCGCGGCTCTCGTGA
- a CDS encoding rhomboid family intramembrane serine protease → MRDWRGTFRRVVTGPSVTYAVIGVCAVVFALGPASGLNPSYGTGDALVLAQSDYFRRWGVIPADLLSGSAAALLTPLSALFVHGNWLHLLGNMLFLFVFGAMAEERMGHLRFGVFYVVCGCLALAGYALAHADSGQTLVGASGAISGVLGAFLYLFPRARVTSLFPFLFFLPLRFPAWIVLVFWFALQWVAARGAGSGPGVAYLAHLIGFGLGFLHAWTRYRGIRVKAPAAATEGEGQP, encoded by the coding sequence GTGAGGGATTGGCGCGGAACGTTCCGGCGTGTGGTCACCGGGCCCTCGGTGACCTACGCCGTCATCGGCGTGTGCGCGGTGGTGTTCGCCCTGGGGCCGGCCTCGGGGCTCAATCCGTCGTACGGGACGGGGGACGCCCTCGTCCTGGCCCAGAGCGACTACTTCCGGCGCTGGGGCGTGATTCCGGCGGACCTGCTGAGCGGCTCGGCCGCGGCACTGCTCACCCCGCTGAGCGCCCTGTTCGTGCACGGCAACTGGCTGCACCTGCTCGGCAACATGCTCTTCCTCTTCGTCTTCGGCGCGATGGCCGAGGAGCGCATGGGGCACCTGCGCTTCGGCGTCTTCTACGTGGTCTGCGGCTGTCTGGCGCTCGCGGGGTACGCGCTGGCGCACGCGGACAGCGGGCAGACGCTCGTGGGGGCGTCGGGGGCGATCTCGGGGGTGCTCGGGGCGTTCCTCTACCTCTTCCCGCGCGCCCGGGTCACGAGCCTCTTCCCGTTCCTCTTCTTCCTGCCGCTGCGCTTCCCCGCGTGGATCGTGCTGGTCTTCTGGTTCGCCCTGCAGTGGGTGGCGGCGCGCGGCGCCGGCAGCGGTCCGGGCGTCGCCTACCTCGCGCACCTGATCGGCTTCGGGCTGGGCTTCCTCCACGCGTGGACGCGCTACCGGGGCATTAGAGTGAAGGCCCCA